A window of Anabas testudineus chromosome 7, fAnaTes1.2, whole genome shotgun sequence genomic DNA:
aGTTAAAAGCACATTGTAAATTCAAGTAGTTCTGGTTTTAGTTGGAGCTTGCATGAGAATCTGATGATGTTTTAGGTAATTTGTGCCGAAATAGTTTTAGTGTAATTCCAGTGATATAATCATGGTTCTCACAGAATGAATTATTACTTTTCCTGTAGTGCTATTCATGGGTTCCCATGAAATTTGGTGCAGATGTTTGGTTTAATGTCTATTATTGTGGCATTATTATGTCAGATACATATAAAACTAACGTTAGCGTCAGTTATACTAAATGTTTTGACTTCTATCTAGTCACACAGAAGCCTAAGCCctcaaaaatatgttgtttttgtgtcacgTATGCATTTGTGAGCATAAGTTACCCTAGAAAAACTAATTTGACAGCGTACTAACAGAACTGAGTTTAGCTGTGTAATAAAAGGGCAATGGTGGGGCGGGGGGGGAGCCAAATCTGCCACGAAACTCCCCAGCTGGCCGTGTGGAGCAGTCTACGTCATGAGGCCGCACCAGCATAATATTTTCCTTTACTGTGCAGTTTCCTTTTTAGAGAAGCCTGTTTTGGGCAGGCATATAAAAGCTCCTTGTTTAGAGGATAGTACAGAGAGACTGTGGGTTGCTTAATCATTAATCAAAGGGTTGGGTTTGAACTCTGTTGGAACCAACATGAAGGGGCTATGCTCAGAGTTAAATGGTAAAACCTCAGTTTACCTACTCACCTACTCTTGGTTAAAAGTCCTCCCAGATAGCACATAAACATGAGTCTATCTAGTTCTGTGTAGACATAATTTCTTTCCATGAGAATTTTTAATACTAGTATTACCCTGTCTTCCTTAATGACTAGCTGATCAGAGGTGTTGCCTCCCTGTAGATTGACTTTAATTAAGGAGTAGAAGGCATCAGGATGAGCAGTTTTAAATGCCAGATCCCTGTGGCACTCCATGCCTAACCTGCCATGGCAAGCTGCTGATCGCCTGCTGATGATGGCAAAGCAGATGACACGCATGCCCTAATTGCAAAGCAAAAGGAGCTGTGCTAGCATACTACTTTAATTACTGAtctgtgttgtactgtaaatgctgCCTACAGAGAGCTGTTTCATGGAATTCAATGGTAGAACATGTGAATTTGTTGGGAACATTATTGGTTCTGTTCGTCAAATAAAAAATCAGCACCCAGATATGGTTGGAGTGGCTCTCCTTTAAACAGCAGACAGGTATATCAGCTACATCTTCCCCAATGGCAAGGTGTTTCTTAAAGTGATACTGTTGATCTGCttctattgttgtttttctggcCTCTGGTTCCTCCAGAGGTTGAAGATGATTAAAAACTTCTAATAACTATGTAATGCAGTTTTCCACTGAGTGTGTTTAGCTGTCTTGAGGCTTTATATTAAATGGCCACCATTCAGATGTCACAGTAATACCATGACGCTGCTTTGAGTGTGGCCTCCTATACAAACATACCAGAAGTAGTTTACACTGTAGATAGATGACGATATTGATGATATTACCTTGACCTATGCAGAGTCAACTTCACTTATAATTACTTGTGTATCAATCCCATAATATAGAGTAGATTTAAGGCCAAAAGTGGTTAAGGTTAAAGTTGGCCAAACaccttgctgtttttttttttgtttgttttttttttaactggatGTTCTGCTGCCATCTTCTGGATGGAAACATCACAGACTACATGATGTGtaattttttctttcatgtcaTCTCATACTTGCACACCAGTGTATAATGCTATAATAACCTCAGTGTACACAGTGAGAGGATTTGTTGTGAGATTTTGTAAACATGGTGTGAAGCTCTCAAGATATTTCATTATTGAcgttgttgtgatttgtttctctgttgtctttACTTAGCCAAAATTCCAATTGAGTTACTCATTATGGTTTATAAAACAACCATTGTCATATTGCCATGTCTTCTCAGGAAATGGCTAAACAAAtgcaggaagaagaggaacagAAGATCAGGAGGGGGAGCAGAGGGCAGGACAGCCATAGTGAAGGTACAATTTAAGTTTTGccattaaatgtttcattgccTGCATACGTATGTGGCATTGTTACTCAGCAATCCCAACATGCTGAAAAATCATgtcaaaaaattatataaaatatatatatatatatatatatatatatatatatatatatatatatatatatatatatatatatatatatatatatatatatataataaatgtaatatctatctatctatctatctatctatctatctatctatctatctatatctattattaattgtattttattttgtttgttgttatcaAACAATGCTTCTGATATAGCTGTCAGACTATATCATCtatgtgttttgttctgaaTCTGTTGTATACATATAACATGCATGTATTTGATATTGTGCTTAATGCATGTCAATATACCTGTATTTGTGTCTATACATTGAAATACCTGGAAGGTCTTAGCTGTGTCTaacatttatatacatacacatatataagtTCTCTTAAATGACATGCACCTATTTTTAAGTATGTGTGTTGCCTCATCATTAACTGCACTGCTAACAGCTCTACCCACCCTCCctgcttttttgtttgcatgtttgacATTACTAAAGGCAGCGTCAGTGATCCTACACTGCCATGCCCACACCAGCACACACTCCACAGCCTTCATCAAGGAGAGGAGCATTACTCATCTACCACCACCAGGTGGAAGTATTCTACCTCTGACAACAATTCAGTCAGAAGACGGCCTAAGGCTGTCTCCCCCAGGAGGCTAGCAGCTCAGAAAAACACTACTTCATGGTCAAATCAAGGACACACAGATTCCATTAGACACACCAGAAGTGGATTAAGTGAGGATTCAgaggactcagacacagttttCTCTGAACAACTCTCTTTCTGGTCTCAGAGACTGAGTGAAAGGCTCAACACAGCACCTCCTCGACGGCGGGCATCTTTACGTCACCCGCAAGAGAGAAACTACAGAAGCTTTTGCTCTCGCAGCAGCTTCACAGATGAATCCAGAGAGTGGGTGGAGGCGAGAGGAGTGTGGGATGAGGGCTATTATGAAAATGGTGACCTAGAGAGGAGGAGGCCTAGGAATCGGGATCAGGAAAGGAGCCATAGAGAGGGGAATGATGGGTGCCACAGGAAAAGAGATCAAGATAAAGACTCTAGGTTGGTCGGGGTAAGAGAAAGGCAAAGTAGTCTCAATGAATCTGCCAGGCTAAATGACAGACGTAGACACAGCAACAGAGACTTAGCAAGGACATGGAGTTATAGGGACAACCCTGACAAACATGTCCGCTTCGAGGAAGATACCCAGCACTCTGACAGGCGGCAGGATGAAAGCAGTCAGGTTTGGGAGATGCTAGGCCAGGTCTTAAGAGAGAGGGGTGTGCCTGTGAGGGTGGGCAACAACGGGGTGCCACTGCAAATACTGCCTCAAAGCAGAGACAGTCAGGTGCTTCATGGGAGTGAAGTCTCCTGCAGCGACACCCAACCACATCAAAGAGTCTTCCAGAGAGCTGCCACCACCAGGCACAGTTTCCATGGAGATAtcagggagaggaggagatcatcacacagagaacacagtgGGAAAGATCACAGAGAAGACCAAGACGGGCACCGTGATAATGTGGAGCATGATGGAGATGAGAATAGTAGTAGAGAATCATATGCCCATTGGGATAGGCAAGGCAGTAGAAGGTGGAGAGAGCACAGATGTGCTAATGATTATGCAAGGGAGAGGAATACAAACAATTCGAGGGTCAAGAATGCaacaagcaaacacagacattcGCCTAAGACCATAGAAGAAAGATTAagctcagaggaggaggtggagaaacaAGAAGTGGAGAGGAGAGTACAGCGGCCCCGTCGAAGAGCCCCACAGCATAGCCAAAGCTTCAGCAGCAATGGGGCTTCAACCAGGGATAGGTCAAGGCACGTGGCAGCAGGTAACACCCAGAACTGCAGCCAACTTCAGTCTGCAGGGGGAAAGCTTCCAAAGCTGTGCTCCCTATGTGTGTACATCTGCTCCTCTCATTTTCCCTCAATCATCATCTAATAAGGACAAGCAGGGGCTTGTGTGGTGATTTTGATTTCTCTTACGGAAATAGGGCATTTTCTTGTTTCAAATCTGTAATTTCAGTAGTGAAAAATGaccttcagtgtttgttttcatttctccacttcatcatcttcttctttcagttttAAAGTTAGCAAATTAATCCTACAGAGATCATTTTAGCACCTGTCAACATGTCTTTACATGCTGCTTTTACTTATCAGTGTTCTCCATACCCTCTTATGAGTCATcgtgtgttttgatttattacTCACCTACTCTTTGTCACCCTAGCTGCACCATTATCTCTTTGACTCTGTGAAACCTCACTTGTAGGTGTGTCACAGCAACCAAAGCTGGATGAGTCAAGTCTGGACCTGGGAAACTTACAGCAGGTTCTACGAGATGAAGAACTAGCTCGcaagctgcaggaggaggaacaAAAGTTTTTGAGGGCGGTAAGAGATCCAAGAGTTTACCATGACAATCTGATTTAGGAGCCAATGAGGAAGAAGGaagtattgttttgtgttttgttttttttccttcattctttatttttgacattcaCTGTCACATAACTTTCAGCCCTCTTCACGTAGTTCTTACCAAGAAGGAGACTTCAGAGTAGCACAAGTGGCTCAGGATGAGGTACAGTGATGCACAGACATGTTGTCACTACCTATGCATTTCATGTTTGACATCTATGCGTGGAATGACaccctgttgtgtttttgtgcaagGAAATTGCACGTTTTATGCAGAAGCAGGAAATTAAGTCAACGCGTAGATCTCGTGAGCTAGAGGGGCCTGCATCATGGCGCGAGCACAGGGCAATGATCACTCAGCATGACAGACGAGctacaagagagagacaggtaacGGTTTTGTACATATCTTGATATGCCTTGATCAATAATTTTTACTTGTCATTGTCATACAtgtcttttgttgttatttatgttaatgTGGCTCTTTTGATCAGCTACATAAAATGAGTTTGTCCTCTCCCACAGGTCCAGCGAGAAAGGCTCGACTCTGAGGGCCTTCCTTCCCCCACTGAGGACTGCTCCCTAGAGAACCAGCCATCCAGCCCGGTCTTCTCTATACCGTAATTATCTCTAACTgaatatacatataaaacatgAACTACTCCCCGGTTGTACCTTCTAACCTACAACTGTTGCATTAACAGACAAGGCCAGCAGATCAGAAACATTGCAGAGGAGTTGGACCCAACTTTCCAGGCT
This region includes:
- the ccdc187 gene encoding coiled-coil domain-containing protein 187 isoform X1, which gives rise to MNAEASHLFSSSMTQPSASSDMCQCFAVLEDGVLAHNLQEQEIEQYYTTNIQKNQLVQNDIRIAKRLQDEEEEQQAQQSALLRQTSKQLEEQDFEYARIIQEELQRCAEEAHRREQDDEEMAKQMQEEEEQKIRRGSRGQDSHSEGSVSDPTLPCPHQHTLHSLHQGEEHYSSTTTRWKYSTSDNNSVRRRPKAVSPRRLAAQKNTTSWSNQGHTDSIRHTRSGLSEDSEDSDTVFSEQLSFWSQRLSERLNTAPPRRRASLRHPQERNYRSFCSRSSFTDESREWVEARGVWDEGYYENGDLERRRPRNRDQERSHREGNDGCHRKRDQDKDSRLVGVRERQSSLNESARLNDRRRHSNRDLARTWSYRDNPDKHVRFEEDTQHSDRRQDESSQVWEMLGQVLRERGVPVRVGNNGVPLQILPQSRDSQVLHGSEVSCSDTQPHQRVFQRAATTRHSFHGDIRERRRSSHREHSGKDHREDQDGHRDNVEHDGDENSSRESYAHWDRQGSRRWREHRCANDYARERNTNNSRVKNATSKHRHSPKTIEERLSSEEEVEKQEVERRVQRPRRRAPQHSQSFSSNGASTRDRSRHVAAGVSQQPKLDESSLDLGNLQQVLRDEELARKLQEEEQKFLRAPSSRSSYQEGDFRVAQVAQDEEIARFMQKQEIKSTRRSRELEGPASWREHRAMITQHDRRATRERQVQRERLDSEGLPSPTEDCSLENQPSSPVFSIPQGQQIRNIAEELDPTFQARRQDTESLQVAQTVPTCQSLPVSHSPIYDLEEPTFIPPTKRQTEKSGRTKSKEKKENCKQQ
- the ccdc187 gene encoding coiled-coil domain-containing protein 187 isoform X3 codes for the protein MNAEASHLFSSSMTQPSASSDMCQCFAVLEDGVLAHNLQEQEIEQYYTTNIQKNQLVQNDIRIAKRLQDEEEEQQAQQSALLRQTSKQLEEQDFEYARIIQEELQRCAEEAHRREQDDEEMAKQMQEEEEQKIRRGSRGQDSHSEGVSQQPKLDESSLDLGNLQQVLRDEELARKLQEEEQKFLRAPSSRSSYQEGDFRVAQVAQDEEIARFMQKQEIKSTRRSRELEGPASWREHRAMITQHDRRATRERQVQRERLDSEGLPSPTEDCSLENQPSSPVFSIPQGQQIRNIAEELDPTFQARRQDTESLQVAQTVPTCQSLPVSHSPIYDLEEPTFIPPTKRQTEKSGRTKSKEKKENCKQQ
- the ccdc187 gene encoding coiled-coil domain-containing protein 187 isoform X2; this encodes MAELEIDQSNLPRVQEVCQCFAVLEDGVLAHNLQEQEIEQYYTTNIQKNQLVQNDIRIAKRLQDEEEEQQAQQSALLRQTSKQLEEQDFEYARIIQEELQRCAEEAHRREQDDEEMAKQMQEEEEQKIRRGSRGQDSHSEGSVSDPTLPCPHQHTLHSLHQGEEHYSSTTTRWKYSTSDNNSVRRRPKAVSPRRLAAQKNTTSWSNQGHTDSIRHTRSGLSEDSEDSDTVFSEQLSFWSQRLSERLNTAPPRRRASLRHPQERNYRSFCSRSSFTDESREWVEARGVWDEGYYENGDLERRRPRNRDQERSHREGNDGCHRKRDQDKDSRLVGVRERQSSLNESARLNDRRRHSNRDLARTWSYRDNPDKHVRFEEDTQHSDRRQDESSQVWEMLGQVLRERGVPVRVGNNGVPLQILPQSRDSQVLHGSEVSCSDTQPHQRVFQRAATTRHSFHGDIRERRRSSHREHSGKDHREDQDGHRDNVEHDGDENSSRESYAHWDRQGSRRWREHRCANDYARERNTNNSRVKNATSKHRHSPKTIEERLSSEEEVEKQEVERRVQRPRRRAPQHSQSFSSNGASTRDRSRHVAAGVSQQPKLDESSLDLGNLQQVLRDEELARKLQEEEQKFLRAPSSRSSYQEGDFRVAQVAQDEEIARFMQKQEIKSTRRSRELEGPASWREHRAMITQHDRRATRERQVQRERLDSEGLPSPTEDCSLENQPSSPVFSIPQGQQIRNIAEELDPTFQARRQDTESLQVAQTVPTCQSLPVSHSPIYDLEEPTFIPPTKRQTEKSGRTKSKEKKENCKQQ